CAAAATGCTGTCACCACTGGGACGAGTCCTGCCGTTGTTCGTACGAACGGCGAGATGGAGGTTACTGTGAAGAAAACGGACGTAGACTCGAAGCGCGGCGTAATCCCATGCCGCCTCGACTAGGGTCCGAGCGTTCCTTCGGGGAGATAGCGATCCAGGAAATAGGCCACGGCAATTGCGGTGCCGACCAGGCCGACAAGCGAACCCACGAACCCTCCGACCTGGACCCAGAGTGCCCGGTAGAGTCTGGTTTCCAGCCGCGCGATGTCCTGCTTCGTGGCCAAATGCTCACCAATTGGAACGGCTGCCGCTGCCGCTCTCGCCTTGGCCTCTTCCACACCTGCGTCAATAAACGCGTCGTAAATCTCGCTGACCATAACTCCCATGAGCGCCCCTACTTCAGTCCAGTCTACCTTCTTGCTGATGAATCAGACAGCTTCCGCGGCAAATGCCCAGCACTGCTGCGACGAGTCTGATCCCTGTTTGTAGGAACGGCGGGACGGAGGAAACTGCGAAGAAATTGAGCTACTCGCCGCGGATTTTGCGAATTTCCCGCTCCATCTGGCGATTCAGGCGGGACTTGTCCCGGGAAAGCTGCTGGTTCAGTTCCTGGATCTTGTCCGCGGCCCCCGTCTCGGCGGCCACAGCGATCTGAGCCTGCTTGTGGATCTCCACCTCGGCGATGCGGGCCTGGTACTTGTTTCGGACCCGGGCAATGGCATCCCGCTGCTCGTCGTTCAGGCTTACGACCGAATATTCTTCCTGAGCCTCCAGCTTCTCGAGAGCCAGTTCCCAAGCGGACTTCAACTCGCCAGGCATCGGCAGATCCTTTCCAGCTCGGCCCTACGCCTCGTCGTAGATGGTATCGGCGAAGGTGTGTCCCGACGGAATCATGGGCAGGACGTGCTCCGTATAGGGGATCACGACGTCCAGAACGTAGGCGGTCTTGCTGTCCAACATCTCGTCCAGGGCGTCGGAAACTTCCTCCCGCCGGGTGATTCGGCGCGCCGGGAGTCCGAACCCCTGGGCCAGAGAGACGAAGTCGGGATAGATGTTCTTCGGATCCCGGGGATCGCCGATGAAGGTGTGAGCCCGATTGCTGGAGTAGAAGCGATCCTCCCACTGGACCACCATGCCCAGGTGCTGGTTGTTCAGGATCAGCGCCTTGACCGGGATTTCCTCCGCATAGGCGGTCGCCAGCTCCTGGATGTTCATGACGAAGCTTCCGTCTCCGTCCACGTCGATGACCTCCCAGTCAGGGCAGCCCAGCTTGGCGCCCAGCGCCGCCGGATAGCCGAACCCCATGGCCCCCAGACCCGCCGAAGTCAGAAGCGTGCGAGGATAGACGAACTTGAAGTACTGCGCGGCCCACATCTGGTGCTGACCCACCCCGGTGGTGAGAATGGCCTTGCCCCGGGTTTTCCGGGAGAGGAGGTCCAGAACGTACTGCGGCATGATCCGGTCTCCCTCCTGGCGGTAGTGGAAGGGCTTGGAACGCTTCACCTCCATCAAGTTCCACAACCAACCGGAGTAGTCCGTCTTGCCCAAGTCCATCCGGTTGAGACGCCGCAAGAGGTCGTGGACGTCACCGGTCACCGGAATCTGGGCCGGCTTGATCTTGTTGATCTCGGAAGAATCGATGTCCACGTGGACGATGGTGCCGTGCTTGGCGAATTCCTCGGCCTTTCCGGTGACGCGGTCATCGAAGCGAACTCCGAAGGCCAGCAGCAGATCGGCGTTGTTGACCGCGTAGTTGGCGTAGACGGCGCCATGCATGCCCAGCATGTCGAAGCAGAGAGGATGGCCGGCCGGGAAACTGCCCAGGCCCAGGACCGTCATCACCGTGGGAATGCCCGTCTTCTCGACGAAGCGCCGCAACTCTCCGGAGGCATTGGAGCAGATGATGCCGTTGCCGGCGTAGATGATGGGGCGCCTGGACTTGCGAATCGCCCGTGCGATCTGACCCAGTTCCCGGTCCCTGGCCTTGATTTTCGAGCGATAGCTCCGGAGGTCCACGCGGGACGGCCACTTGGGCTTGGCGCTGGACTGTTGGACGTCCTTGGGAATGTCGATCAGAACCGGACCGGGCCGCCCGCTGGACGCCACGTGGAAGGCCTCCTTGACGATGTGGGGCAGGTCCGAGACTTTCTGGACCAGGTAGTTGTGCTTGGTGATGGGACGGGTGATCCCGACAATGTCGGTCTCCTGAAAGGCGTCCTTCCCGATCATGGTCTGGGGCACCTGTCCGGTGACGGCCACGATGGGGACCGAGTCCATCTTGGCGTCGGCGATTCCCGTCACCAGGTTGGTCGCCCCGGGACCGGACGTCGCCAGGGCAACGCCCACCTTTCCCGTGGCCTTGGCATACCCTTCCGCCATGAAGATGCCGCCTTGCTCATGACGGGGAAGGATGACCCGGATCTTGTCCTGGACTCCCAGCCGGGTCAGAGCCTGATGAATCTCCATCGAGGCTCCGCCGGGATACCCGAAAATCACCTCTACGTTCTCCCGCACCAGAGCCTCGGCCAGAATGTCCGAGCCCTGGAGTCTTTGCACTCGGGAGGGGGCGCTGGGGGAGACACTTGAGGAAGCCATGACCATGTAACCTGTCAGTTGTTCCGATTTCAGGGAATTCCTATTGTAACCAGACGAATCTCGGATTCTATCACCAAATTTCAGCGGCGGCGCAAATGGGCGGGATTCGCGGATCGGCAACCAGGGACTGTGCTTAGGAGAATTTTGTTTGGAATTCAGGTGAGGCCGGACAGCTTGCGAAGCTTCGGAACCGGGTGATAAAACTGGCCTTCGACATGCGCCTCAAGGACAAGGTCGCCATCATCACGGGAGCCGCAGCCGGCATCGGAGAGGCCTCCTCCCGCCTGTTCGCCGCCGAAGGAGCCACGGTCGTGGCGCTGGACCTCGACCCGGCGGGTCTGGAGCGGTTGGTGGACGATATTCGGGACCAGGGATTCGCCTGCCACGGCCTCTGCGTCGACGTGA
This window of the Acidobacteriota bacterium genome carries:
- the ilvB gene encoding biosynthetic-type acetolactate synthase large subunit, which produces MASSSVSPSAPSRVQRLQGSDILAEALVRENVEVIFGYPGGASMEIHQALTRLGVQDKIRVILPRHEQGGIFMAEGYAKATGKVGVALATSGPGATNLVTGIADAKMDSVPIVAVTGQVPQTMIGKDAFQETDIVGITRPITKHNYLVQKVSDLPHIVKEAFHVASSGRPGPVLIDIPKDVQQSSAKPKWPSRVDLRSYRSKIKARDRELGQIARAIRKSRRPIIYAGNGIICSNASGELRRFVEKTGIPTVMTVLGLGSFPAGHPLCFDMLGMHGAVYANYAVNNADLLLAFGVRFDDRVTGKAEEFAKHGTIVHVDIDSSEINKIKPAQIPVTGDVHDLLRRLNRMDLGKTDYSGWLWNLMEVKRSKPFHYRQEGDRIMPQYVLDLLSRKTRGKAILTTGVGQHQMWAAQYFKFVYPRTLLTSAGLGAMGFGYPAALGAKLGCPDWEVIDVDGDGSFVMNIQELATAYAEEIPVKALILNNQHLGMVVQWEDRFYSSNRAHTFIGDPRDPKNIYPDFVSLAQGFGLPARRITRREEVSDALDEMLDSKTAYVLDVVIPYTEHVLPMIPSGHTFADTIYDEA